The window NNNNNNNNNNNNNNNNNNNNNNNNNNNNNNNNNNNNNNNNNNNNNNNNNNNNNNNNNNNNNNNNNNNNNNNNNNNNNNNNNNNNNNNNNNNNNNNNNNNNNNNNNNNNNNNNNNNNNNNNNNNNNNNNNNNNNNNNNNNNNNNNNNNNNNNNNNNNNNNNNNNNNNNNNNNNNNNNNNNNNNNNNNNNNNNNNNNNNNNNNNNNNNNNNNNNNNNNNNNNNNNNNNNNNNNNNNNNNNNNNNNNNNNNNNNNNNNNNNNNNNNNNNNNNNNNNNNNNNNNNNNNNNNNNNNNNNNNNNNNNNNNNNNNNNNNNNNNNNNNNNNNNNNNNNNNNNNNNNNNNNNNNNNNNNNNNNNNNNNNNNNNNNNNNNNNNNNNNNNNNNNNNNNNNNNNNNNNNNNNNNNNNNNNNNNNNNNNNNNNNNNNNNNNNNNNNNNNNNNNNNNNNNNNNNNNNNNNNNNNNNNNNNNNNNNNNNNNNNNNNNNNNNNNNNNNNNNNNNNNNNNNNNNNNNNNNNNNNNNNNNNNNNNNNNNNNNNNNNNNNNNNNNNNNNNNNNNNNNNNNNNNNNNNNNNNNNNNNNNNNNNNNNNNNNNNNNNNNNNNNNNNNNNNNNNNNNNNNNNNNNNNNNNNNNNNNNNNNNNNNNNNNNNNNNNNNNNNNNNNNNNNNNNNNNNNNNNNNNNNNNNNNNNNNNNNNNNNNNNNNNNNNNNNNNNNNNNNNNNNNNNNNNNNNNNNNNNNNNNNNNNNNNNNNNNNNNNNNNNNNNNNNNNNNNNNNNNNNNNNNNNNNNNNNNNNNNNNNNNNNNNNNNNNNNNNNNNNNNNNNNNNNNNNNNNNNNNNNNNNNNNNNNNNNNNNNNNNNNNNNNNNNNNNNNNNNNNNNNNNNNNNNNNNNNNNNNNNNNNNNNNNNNNNNNNNNNNNNNNNNNNNNNNNNNNNNNNNNNNNNNNNNNNNNNNNNNNNNNNNNNNNNNNNNNNNNNNNNNNNNNNNNNNNNNNNNNNNNNNNNNNNNNNNNNNNNNNNNNNNNNNNNNNNNNNNNNNNNNNNNNNNNNNNNNNNNNNNNNNNNNNNNNNNNNNNNNNNNNNNNNNNNNNNNNNNNNNNNNNNNNNNNNNNNNNNNNNNNNNNNNNNNNNNNNNNNNNNNNNNNNNNNNNNNNNNNNNNNNNNNNNNNNNNNNNNNNNNNNNNNNNNNNNNNNNNNNNNNNNNNNNNNNNNNNNNNNNNNNNNNNNNNNNNNNNNNNNNNNNNNNNNNNNNNNNNNNNNNNNNNNNNNNNNNNNNNNNNNNNNNNNNNNNNNNNNNNNNNNNNNNNNNNNNNNNNNNNNNNNNNNNNNNNNNNNNNNNNNNNNNNNNNNNNNNNNNNNNNNNNNNNNNNNNNNNNNNNNNNNNNNNNNNNNNNNNNNNNNNNNNNNNNNNNNNNNNNNNNNNNNNNNNNNNNNNNNNNNNNNNNNNNNNNNNNNNNNNNNNNNNNNNNNNNNNNNNNNNNNNNNNNNNNNNNNNNNNNNNNNNNNNNNNNNNNNNNNNNNNNNNNNNNNNNNNNNNNNNNNNNNNNNNNNNNNNNNNNNNNNNNNNNNNNNNNNNNNNNNNNNNNNNNNNNNNNNNNNNNNNNNNNNNNNNNNNNNNNNNNNNNNNNNNNNNNNNNNNNNNNNNNNNNNNNNNNNNNNNNNNNNNNNNNNNNNNNNNNNNNNNNNNNNNNNNNNNNNNNNNNNNNNNNNNNNNNNNNNNNNNNNNNNNNNNNNNNNNNNNNNNNNNNNNNNNNNNNNNNNNNNNNNNNNNNNNNNNNNNNNNNNNNNNNNNNNNNNNNNNNNNNNNNNNNNNNNNNNNNNNNNNNNNNNNNNNNNNNNNNNNNNNNNNNNNNNNNNNNNNNNNNNNNNNNNNNNNNNNNNNNNNNNNNNNNNNNNNNNNNNNNNNNNNNNNNNNNNNNNNNNNNNNNNNNNNNNNNNNNNNNNNNNNNNNNNNNNNNNNNNNNNNNNNNNNNNNNNNNNNNNNNNNNNNNNNNNNNNNNNNNNNNNNNNNNNNNNNNNNNNNNNNNNNNNNNNNNNNNNNNNNNNNNNNNNNNNNNNNNNNNNNNNNNNNNNNNNNNNNNNNNNNNNNNNNNNNNNNNNNNNNNNNNNNNNNNNNNNNNNNNNNNNNNNNNNNNNNNNNNNNNNNNNNNNNNNNNNNNNNNNNNNNNNNNNNNNNNNNNNNNNNNNNNNNNNNNNNNNNNNNNNNNNNNNNNNNNNNNNNNNNNNNNNNNNNNNNNNNNNNNNNNNNNNNNNNNNNNNNNNNNNNNNNNNNNNNNNNNNNNNNNNNNNNNNNNNNNNNNNNNNNNNNNNNNNNNNNNNNNNNNNNNNNNNNNNNNNNNNNNNNNNNNNNNNNNNNNNNNNNNNNNNNNNNNNNNNNNNNNNNNNNNNNNNNNNNNNNNNNNNNNNNNNNNNNNNNNNNNNNNNNNNNNNNNNNNNNNNNNNNNNNNNNNNNNNNNNNNNNNNNNNNNNNNNNNNNNNNNNNNNNNNNNNNNNNNNNNNNNNNNNNNNNNNNNNNNNNNNNNNNNNNNNNNNNNNNNNNNNNNNNNNNNNNNNNNNNNNNNNNNNNNNNNNNNNNNNNNNNNNNNNNNNNNNNNNNNNNNNNNNNNNNNNNNNNNNNNNNNNNNNNNNNNNNNNNNNNNNNNNNNNNNNNNNNNNNNNNNNNNNNNNNNNNNNNNNNNNNNNNNNNNNNNNNNNNNNNNNNNNNNNNNNNNNNNNNNNNNNNNNNNNNNNNNNNNNNNNNNNNNNNNNNNNNNNNNNNNNNNNNNNNNNNNNNNNNNNNNNNNNNNNNNNNNNNNNNNNNNNNNNNNNNNNNNNNNNNNNNNNNNNNNNNNNNNNNNNNNNNNNNNNNNNNNNNNNNNNNNNNNNNNNNNNNNNNNNNNNNNNNNNNNNNNNNNNNNNNNNNNNNNNNNNNNNNNNNNNNNNNNNNNNNNNNNNNNNNNNNNNNNNNNNNNNNNNNNNNNNNNNNNNNNNNNNNNNNNNNNNNNNNNNNNNNNNNNNNNNNNNNNNNNNNNNNNNNNNNNNNNNNNNNNNNNNNNNNNNNNNNNNNNNNNNNNNNNNNNNNNNNNNNNNNNNNNNNNNNNNNNNNNNNNNNNNNNNNNNNNNNNNNNNNNNNNNNNNNNNNNNNNNNNNNNNNNNNNNNNNNNNNNNNNNNNNNNNNNNNNNNNNNNNNNNNNNNNNNNNNNNNNNNNNNNNNNNNNNNNNNNNNNNNNNNNNNNNNNNNNNNNNNNNNNNNNNNNNNNNNNNNNNNNNNNNNNNNNNNNNNNNNNNNNNNNNNNNNNNNNNNNNNNNNNNNNNNNNNNNNNNNNNNNNNNNNNNNNNNNNNNNNNNNNNNNNNNNNNNNNNNNNNNNNNNNNNNNNNNNNNNNNNNNNNNNNNNNNNNNNNNNNNNNNNNNNNNNNNNNNNNNNNNNNNNNNNNNNNNNNNNNNNNNNNNNNNNNNNNNNNNNNNNNNNNNNNNNNNNNNNNNNNNNNNNNNNNNNNNNNNNNNNNNNNNNNNNNNNNNNNNNNNNNNNNNNNNNNNNNNNNNNNNNNNNNNNNNNNNNNNNNNNNNNNNNNNNNNNNNNNNNNNNNNNNNNNNNNNNNNNNNNNNNNNNNNNNNNNNNNNNNNNNNNNNNNNNNNNNNNNNNNNNNNNNNNNNNNNNNNNNNNNNNNNNNNNNNNNNNNNNNNNNNNNNNNNNNNNNNNNNNNNNNNNNNNNNNNNNNNNNNNNNNNNNNNNNNNNNNNNNNNNNNNNNNNNNNNNNNNNNNNNNNNNNNNNNNNNNNNNNNNNNNNNNNNNNNNNNNNNNNNNNNNNNNNNNNNNNNNNNNNNNNNNNNNNNNNNNNNNNNNNNNNNNNNNNNNNNNNNNNNNNNNNNNNNNNNNNNNNNNNNNNNNNNNNNNNNNNNNNNNNNNNNNNNNNNNNNNNNNNNNNNNNNNNNNNNNNNNNNNNNNNNNNNNNNNNNNNNNNNNNNNNNNNNNNNNNNNNNNNNNNNNNNNNNNNNNNNNNNNNNNNNNNNNNNNNNNNNNNNNNNNNNNNNNNNNNNNNNNNNNNAGGAGGGATGCAGCAGGAGTGCAGGGCGCAGGAGGGTTGCAAGTTGTGGTCTGGGtgcatgggatgggatggatgcACGGTGTGGGAGGGATGCAAGGTGCAGGGGGAGTGCTTGGTGCAGGAGGGGTGCATGGGTTGGGATGGATGCGCAGCGTGGGAGGGATGCACAGTGCAGGAGAGGTGCAGGGTGCAGAACGGATGCAGGTTGTGGGAGGGGTGCACGGCGTGGTCTGGGtgcatgggatgggatggatgcGCGGTGTGGGAGGGATGCATGGTGCAGGAGGAGAGCATGGTGCAGGAGGGATGCAGGGTGCAGAAGGGATGCAGAAGGGATGCAGCAGGAGTGCTGGGTGCAGGAGGGTTGCAAGTTGTGTTCTGGGtgcatgggatgggatggatgcACAGCGTGGGAGGGATGCATGGTGCAGGAGAAGTGCATGGTGCAGGAGGAGAGCATCGTGCAGGAGGGATGCAGCAGGAGTGCAGGGTGCAGGAGGGTTGCAGGTTGTGGGAGGGGtgcatgggatgggatggatgcACAGTGTGGGAGGGATGCAAGGTGCAGGAGAAGTGCATGGTGCAGGAGGAGAGCATCATGTGTGGGAGGGACGCATGATGCAGGAggggtgctgggtgcaggagggctgtgcagtgcagcagaggTGCAAGGTGCAGGGACGATGCACGGCGCATGAGGGACGCAGGGTGCAGGAGGAGTGCACGgtgcaggtgtgtgtgtgtgtgtggagggggggggggcacggcaGGCGAGCCGCAGCCCCCCACACACACCTCTGCTCTCTCCCCACAGCCGCTCTGCGCCCACGGCCACCTGGCCAAGACGCTGGGTTACCTGGAGCTGGGCCCGGGGGGGCTCCTCAAGCACAGCCCCTACGGCGCCCTGAAGCCCCCCCCGGTGCTGCTGCCGGCCGAGCCCCCCCGCGGCCCTTGGGATTGGCAGCACAACGGGACGGGAGGCGACCACCCGCCCAGCGTCCCCCGCGCTCGCCGCAAACCCCCCCCGAAATCCGCCCGTTCCAAGAAGATCTTCGGCTGGGGCGACTTCTACGTCAGCATCCAGACGCTCAAGTTCAGCCTGCTGCTGACCGGCAAGATCGTGGACCACGTCAACGGAACCTTCAGCGTCTACTTCCGCCACAATTCCTCCAGCTTGGGCAACGTGTCGGTCAGCATCGTGCCCCCCAGCAGGGCCGTGGGTTTCGAGGTGCTGCTGCCggctccccctcctccccctcccttaCGCCCGCCGCCCCAGGCCCAGCAAAGCACCCTCCCCGAGGGGAGACCCAGAGCCGCCCTCAACTGCCACGTGGAGTACGAGAAGACGGACCGAGCGCGGCGGAACCGGCCGTGCCTGTACGACCCGAGCAAGGTGTGCTTCACCGAGCACACGCAGAGCCGCGCCGCCTGGCTGTGCGCCAAGCCCTTCAAGGTCATCTGCATCTTCGTCTCCTTCCTCAGCATCGACTACAAGCTGGTGCAGAAGGTCTGCCCCGACTACAACTTCCAGCACGACCGCCCCTACTTTGgctgaaggaaggaggagggggtGGCGGTGGCGGTGGGGGGGTTGGGGGTGGGAAGAGGGGGTCctcccagggctctgtgcaATGGGGGAGAGAGGTCCTCGTGGGGCTCTGTGCAAGGTGggggggtccctatggggctctgtgcaaTGTGTGGGGTTCCTTATGGGCCTCTGTGCAATGTGGGGGGTTCCTCGTGGGGCTCTGTGCAATGTATGGGGTTCCTTATGGGGCTCTGTGCAATGTGGGGGGctccctatggggctctgtcCAATGTGTGGGGTTCCTCATGGGGCTCTGTGCAATGTGGGGGGGTCCTCATGGGGCTCTGTGCCCAGGGTGggggggtccctatggggctctgtgcaaTGTGTGGGGGTCCTCATGGAGCTATGTGCAACGTGTGGGGTTCCTCGTGGGGCTCTGTGCAATGTGTGGGGGTCCTCATGGGGCTCTGTGCTAGGGGTGGGGGTCCTTATGGGGCTCTGNNNNNNNNNNNNNNNNNNNNNNNNNNNNNNNNNNNNNNNNNNNNNNNNNNNNNNNNNNNNNNNNNNNNNNNNNNNNNNNNNNNNNNNNNNNNNNNNNNNNNNNNNNNNNNNNNNNNNNNNNNNNNNNNNNNNNNNNNNNNNNNNNNNNNNNNNNNNNNNNNNNNNNNNNNNNNNNNNNNNNNNNNNNNNNNNNNNNNNNNNNNNNNNNNNNNNNNNNNNNNNNNNNNNNNNNNNNNNNNNNNNNNNNNNNNNNNNNNNNNNNNNNNNNNNNNNNNNNNNNNNNNNNNNNNNNNNNNNNNNNNNNNNNNNNNNNNNNNNNNNNNNNNNNNNNNNNNNNNNNNNNNNNNNNNNNNNNNNNNNNNNNNNNNNNNNNNNNNNNNNNNNNNNNNNNNNNNNNNNNNNNNNNNNNNNNNNNNNNNNNNNNNNNNNNNNNNNNNNNNNNNNNNNNNNNNNNNNNNNNNNNNNNNNNNNNNNNNNNNNNNNNNNNNNNNNNNNNNNNNNNNNNNNNNNNNNNNNNNNNNNNNNNNNNNNNNNNNNNNNNNNNNNNNNNNNNNNNNNNNNNNNNNNNNNNNNNNNNNNNNNNNNNNNNNNNNNNNNNNNNNNNNNNNNNNNNNNNNNNNNNNNNNNNNNNNNNNNNNNNNNNNNNNNNNNNNNNNNNNNNNNNNNNNNNNNNNNNNNNNNNNNNNNNNNNNNNNNNNNNNNNNNNNNNNNNNNNNNNNNNNNNNNNNNNNNNNNNNNNNNNNNNNNNNNNNNNNNNNNNNNNNNNNNNNNNNNNNNNNNNNNNNNNNNNNNNNNNNNNNNNNNNNNNNNNNNNNNNNNNNNNNNNNNNNNNNNNNNNNNNNNNNNNNNNNNNNNNNNNNNNNNNNNNNNNNNNNNNNNNNNNNNNNNNNNNNNNNNNNNNNNNNNNNNNNNNNNNNNNNNNNNNNNNNNNNNNNNNNNNNNNNNNNNNNNNNNNNNNNNNNNNNNNNNNNNNNNNNNNNNNNNNNNNNNNNNNNNNNNNNNNNNNNNNNNNNNNNNNNNNNNNNNNNNNNNNNNNNNNNNNNNNNNNNNNNNNNNNNNNNNNNNNNNNNNNNNNNNNNNNNNNNNNNNNNNNNNNNNNNNNNNNNNNNNNNNNNNNNNNNNNNNNNNNNNNNNNNNNNNNNNNNNNNNNNNNNNNNNNNNNNNNNNNNNNNNNNNNNNNNNNNNNNNNNNNNNNNNNNNNNNNNNNNNNNNNNNNNNNNNNNNNNNNNNNNNNNNNNNNNNNNNNNNNNNNNNNNNNNNNNNNNNNNNNNNNNNNNNNNNNNNNNNNNNNNNNNNNNNNNNNNNNNNNNNNNNNNNNNNNNNNNNNNNNNNNNNNNNNNNNNNNNNNNNNNNNNNNNNNNNNNNNNNNNNNNNNNNNNNNNNNNNNNNNNNNNNNNNNNNNNNNNNNNNNNNNNNNNNNNNNNNNNNNNNNNNNNNNNNNNNNNNNNNNNNNNNNNNNNNNNNNNNNNNNNNNNNNNNNNNNNNNNNNNNNNNNNNNNNNNNNNNNNNNNNNNNNNNNNNNNNNNNNNNNNNNNNNNNNNNNNNNNNNNNNNNNNNNNNNNNNNNNNNNNNNNNNNNNNNNNNNNNNNNNNNNNNNNNNNNNNNNNNNNNNNNNNNNNNNNNNNNNNNNNNNNNNNNNNNNNNNNNNNNNNNNNNNNNNNNNNNNNNNNNNNNNNNNNNNNNNNNNNNNNNNNNNNNNNNNNNNNNNNNNNNNNNNNNNNNNNNNNNNNNNNNNNNNNNNNNNNNNNNNNNNNNNNNNNNNNNNNNNNNNNNNNNNNNNNNNNNNNNNNNNNNNNNNNNNNNNNNNNNNNNNNNNNNNNNNNNNNNNNNNNNNNNNNNNNNNNNNNNNNNNNNNNNNNNNNNNNNNNNNNNNNNNNNNNNNNNNNNNNNNNNNNNNNNNNNNNNNNNNNNNNNNNNNNNNNNNNNNNNNNNNNNNNNNNNNNNNNNNNNNNNNNNNNNNNNNNNNNNNNNNNNNNNNNNNNNNNNNNNNNNNNNNNNNNNNNNNNNNNNNNNNNNNNNNNNNNNNNNNNNNNNNNNNNNNNNNNNNNNNNNNNNNNNNNNNNNNNNNNNNNNNNNNNNNNNNNNNNNNNNNNNNNNNNNNNNNNNNNNNNNNNNNNNNNNNNNNNNNNNNNNNNNNNNNNNNNNNNNNNNNNNNNNNNNNNNNNNNNNNNNNNNNNNNNNNNNNNNNNNNNNNNNNNNNNNNNNNNNNNNNNNNNNNNNNNNNNNNNNNNNNNNNNNNNNNNNNNNNNNNNNNNNNNNNNNNNNNNNNNNNNNNNNNNNNNNNNNNNNNNNNNNNNNNNNNNNNNNNNNNNNNNNNNNNNNNNNNNNNNNNNNNNNNNNNNNNNNNNNNNNNNNNNNNNNNNNNNNNNNNNNNNNNNNNNNNNNNNNNNNNNNNNNNNNNNNNNNNNNNNNNNNNNNNNNNNNNNNNNNNNNNNNNNNNNNNNNNNNNNNNNNNNNNNNNNNNNNNNNNNNNNNNNNNNNNNNNNNNNNNNNNNNNNNNNNNNNNNNNNNNNNNNNNNNNNNNNNNNNNNNNNNNNNNNNNNNNNNNNNNNNNNNNNNNNNNNNNNNNNNNNNNNNNNNNNNNNNNNNNNNNNNNNNNNNNNNNNNNNNNNNNNNNNNNNNNNNNNNNNNNNNNNNNNNNNNNNNNNNNNNNNNNNNNNNNNNNNNNNNNNNNNNNNNNNNNNNNNNNNNNNNNNNNNNNNNNNNNNNNNNNNNNNNNNNNNNNNNNNNNNNNNNNNNNNNNNNNNNNNNNNNNNNNNNNNNNNNNNNNNNNNNNNNNNNNNNNNNNNNNNNNNNNNNNNNNNNNNNNNNNNNNNNNNNNNNNNNNNNNNNNNNNNNNNNNNNNNNNNNNNNNNNNNNNNNNNNNNNNNNNNNNNNNNNNNNNNNNNNNNNNNNNNNNNNNNNNNNNNNNNNNNNNNNNNNNNNNNNNNNNNNNNNNNNNNNNNNNNNNNNNNNNNNNNNNNNNNNNNNNNNNNNNNNNNNNNNNNNNNNNNNNNNNNNNNNNNNNNNNNNNNNNNNNNNNNNNNNNNNNNNNNNNNNNNNNNNNNNNNNNNNNN is drawn from Numida meleagris isolate 19003 breed g44 Domestic line unplaced genomic scaffold, NumMel1.0 unplaced_Scaffold509, whole genome shotgun sequence and contains these coding sequences:
- the LOC110391790 gene encoding neurexophilin-4-like, which produces MRDAGCRRSARCRCVCVCGGGGGTAGEPQPPTHTSALSPQPLCAHGHLAKTLGYLELGPGGLLKHSPYGALKPPPVLLPAEPPRGPWDWQHNGTGGDHPPSVPRARRKPPPKSARSKKIFGWGDFYVSIQTLKFSLLLTGKIVDHVNGTFSVYFRHNSSSLGNVSVSIVPPSRAVGFEVLLPAPPPPPPLRPPPQAQQSTLPEGRPRAALNCHVEYEKTDRARRNRPCLYDPSKVCFTEHTQSRAAWLCAKPFKVICIFVSFLSIDYKLVQKVCPDYNFQHDRPYFG